From a single Miscanthus floridulus cultivar M001 chromosome 8, ASM1932011v1, whole genome shotgun sequence genomic region:
- the LOC136478502 gene encoding cyclic nucleotide-gated ion channel 17-like, whose amino-acid sequence MDCDLFAAWWGSSTRVVSRIFRGSAADAPGPSPMRPAIPIHQKQAGLAASKLSVGTSKKHRAFVASDEQWYNKIFDPSSDFILTWNRIFLFSCFVALFIDPLYFYVPKISYGSPKFCVGTDTRFAVGVTFFRSIADLLYVLHIIIKFRTAYINPSSTLRVFGRGDLVTDPKEIACKYIRSDLAVDVAAALPLPQIIVWFVIPVIKYSSAEHNNNILVLIVLAQYLPRLYLIFPLTYEIVKATGVVAKTAWEGAAYNMVLYLIASHVLGALWYLLSVDRQTFCWKTSCLSETDCHINYLDCDTTLNATWANTTAVFSQCNASDGTISFDFGMFGPALSNQAPAQSFAMKYFYSLWWGLQNLSCYGQTLSVSTYLGETLYCIFLAVLGLVLFAHLIGNVQTYLQSITVRVEEWRLKQRDTEEWMRHRQLPSELRERVRRFIQYKWLATRGVNEESILQALPADLRRDIKRHLCLGLVRRVPFFSQMDNQLLDAICERLVSSLCTKGTYIVREGDPVTEMLFIIRGKLESSTTNGGRTGFFNSITLKPGDFCGEELLGWALVPRPTTNLPSSTRTVKALIEVEAFALQAEDLKFVASQFRRLHSKKLQHTFRYYSHHWRTWASCFIQAAWRRYKRRKMAKDLSMRESFNSIRLDEVDNEEDDSPPKNSLAQKFIARTRKVPQNMKELPKLTKPDEPDFSAEPED is encoded by the exons ATGGACTGCGATTTGTTCGCTGCGTGGTGGGGCAGCAGCACCAGAGTAGTCTCCAGGATTTTTCGGGGGTCAGCAGCTGATGCGCCGGGGCCATCGCCAATGAGGCCAGCCATACCGATTCACCAGAAGCAGGCGGGGCTGGCTGCTAGCAAGCTAAGCGTGGGGACCTCGAAGAAGCACAGGGCCTTTGTCGCCAGCGATGAGCAGTGGTACAACAAGATTTTTGACCCGTCAAGCGACTTCATCTTGACATGGAACCGCATCTTCCTCTTCTCCTGCTTCGTCGCGCTATTTATAGACCCCCTCTACTTCTATGTGCCCAAGATCAGCTACGGCAGCCCCAAATTCTGTGTGGGAACAGACACCCGTTTCGCCGTCGGTGTTACATTCTTCAGATCGATTGCCGATTTATTGTATGTCTTGCACATCATAATAAAGTTCAGAACAGCATATATCAACCCGAGCTCGACTCTGAGGGTGTTTGGAAGAGGAGACCTTGTCACAGATCCCAAGGAAATTGCGTGCAAATATATCAGATCTGACTTAGCTGTTGATGTGGCGGCTGCATTGCCTTTGCCACAG ATTATTGTTTGGTTTGTGATACCAGTCATAAAGTATTCCTCTGCTGAGCACAACAATAACATTTTGGTGCTCATAGTTCTTGCTCAGTATCTTCCAAGATTGTACCTGATATTCCCCTTAACTTATGAAATTGTCAAAGCTACTGGAGTTGTCGCAAAGACCGCTTGGGAAGGGGCTGCATACAACATGGTGCTCTATCTGATAGCTAGTCAT GTTCTAGGTGCACTATGGTATCTGCTATCAGTTGATCGCCAGACATTCTGCTGGAAGACGAGTTGCTTGAGTGAAACTGATTGTCATATTAATTACCTAGATTGTGACACGACACTTAATGCTACTTGGGCGAATACAACTGCTGTCTTCAGTCAATGTAATGCTAGCGATGGCACTATTAGTTTTGATTTTGGTATGTTTGGGCCTGCATTGTCTAATCAAGCCCCTGCTCAAAGTTTTGCAATGAAGTATTTCTATTCCCTCTGGTGGGGGTTGCAGAATTTAAG CTGCTACGGTCAGACTCTTAGTGTGAGTACCTATCTTGGTGAGACACTGTATTGTATATTCTTGGCGGTACTTGGTCTTGTCTTGTTTGCGCATTTGATTGGAAATGTGCAG ACCTACCTGCAATCTATTACTGTGAGGGTTGAGGAATGGAGATTAAAGCAAAGAGATACTGAGGAATGGATGAGACATCGTCAACTTCCTTCTGAACTGAGGGAAAGGGTGAGACGATTTATCCAGTACAAGTGGCTTGCAACTAGGGGTGTGAACGAAGAGTCAATATTGCAAGCTCTGCCTGCAGACCTTCGACGTGACATTAAGCGCCACCTTTGCCTGGGTCTTGTTCGACGG GTTCCATTTTTCTCCCAGATGGATAATCAACTTCTTGATGCCATCTGTGAGCGTCTTGTATCATCACTGTGCACAAAAGGCACATACATTGTCCGTGAAGGCGATCCAGTGACTGAGATGCTCTTCATCATCCGTGGAAAATTGGAAAGCTCCACAACAAATGGTGGCCGCACTGGCTTCTTCAATTCAATTACCCTGAAACCTGGTGATTTTTGTGGTGAGGAACTTCTTGGATGGGCTCTTGTCCCCAGGCCTACTACAAACTTGCCATCATCCACTCGGACAGTGAAGGCACTGATAGAAGTGGAGGCCTTTGCACTCCAGGCCGAGGATCTCAAGTTTGTTGCCAGCCAGTTCAGGCGGCTGCACAGCAAGAAGTTGCAACACACTTTCCGGTATTACTCGCACCACTGGAGAACATGGGCATCATGCTTCATCCAAGCTGCTTGGAGACGGtacaagaggaggaagatggcTAAGGACCTGAGTATGAGGGAGTCGTTCAATTCCATTAGATTAGATGAAGTGGATAATGAAGAAGACGATTCTCCGCCCAAGAATAGTCTTGCTCAAAAATTCATAGCTAGGACTAGAAAAGTGCCTCAGAACATGAAAGAGTTGCCTAAGCTAACGAAGCCAGATGAGCCAGATTTCTCAGCTGAACCTGAAGACTAG